The following coding sequences are from one Calditerricola satsumensis window:
- the recJ gene encoding single-stranded-DNA-specific exonuclease RecJ, which yields MLKPKTRWRMRPYDEQAARDLAQRCGLPALVARLLVQRGITDPDEAERFLNPTPDHFHDPFNLDGMERAVARIRRAIAGGEPILIYGDYDADGVTSTALMVHLLRMLGARFDYYVPNRFTEGYGLHPQAIEWAAEQGFRLLVTVDTGITAVEAVALARARGVDVIITDHHEPPVVLPDAYAIINPKKPGCAYPFDQLAGVGVAFKVAHALLGRPPLEFLDLAAVGTIADLVPLVDENRVLAKLGLAALNGTNRPGFRALLRVSGLEGKPVDEGHVGFALGPRLNAGGRLDSADDAVRLLTTDDPAEADALAKRLDALNRQRQDLVERIVAEAAEEVAATCDWPRDRAIVVAREGWNIGVVGIVASKLVERFYRPTVVLSIDASSGVAKGSARSIEGFDLYQALSTCRDLFTHFGGHPMAAGLTLPADAIPLLRERFNAVAGARLQDEDLVPVTHVDAACALSEVTLEAVETVMRLSPFGVGNPFPRVHLSGVRLAQFRRVGRDGQHFKALLADGSGTLDAVGFSLGELADSLTPADRLDVVGELAVNEWNGMRRPQLILRDVAVPHVQVFDWRGVPNPGERLREVPAPSRTVVFAFADRHERELAYVLDVVGSGLRGGRVMPDGTVRWFGAPPAADEVEHVVLYDLPTNREALRRVLKAFPRLSRVYCLFGADPDSAFGAFPGREAFKAVYCCLPSGQTRRLDETFFRAVARFGVKPRTARFILEVFAELGLVMKAADGVVRTPNPPRRRLSDSRRYREEEERCALERELVYSSQTALAEWFAQLLGETVNEEALCHGHQL from the coding sequence GTGCTGAAGCCGAAGACGCGGTGGCGCATGCGGCCGTACGATGAGCAGGCGGCTCGGGATCTGGCGCAGCGGTGCGGTTTGCCGGCTCTGGTGGCGCGCCTGCTTGTCCAGCGGGGGATCACCGATCCCGATGAGGCGGAGCGCTTCCTCAACCCGACCCCGGACCACTTTCACGACCCGTTCAACCTTGACGGCATGGAACGGGCTGTGGCCCGCATCCGCAGGGCCATTGCGGGGGGCGAGCCCATCCTCATCTACGGCGACTACGATGCGGACGGCGTCACCAGCACGGCGCTCATGGTGCATCTCCTGCGCATGCTGGGCGCGCGGTTCGACTATTATGTACCCAACCGCTTTACCGAAGGGTATGGCTTGCATCCGCAGGCGATCGAATGGGCCGCCGAACAGGGGTTTCGCCTCCTCGTGACCGTCGACACGGGCATTACCGCTGTAGAGGCCGTTGCGCTTGCCCGCGCGCGCGGCGTGGACGTCATCATCACCGATCATCACGAACCGCCCGTTGTCCTTCCCGACGCCTATGCCATCATCAATCCGAAAAAGCCCGGTTGTGCGTATCCCTTCGACCAACTGGCCGGCGTCGGCGTGGCCTTTAAGGTGGCCCATGCGCTGCTGGGCCGTCCACCGCTGGAGTTCCTCGACCTCGCCGCGGTGGGGACGATTGCCGACCTGGTGCCGCTGGTGGACGAAAACCGCGTGCTGGCCAAGCTGGGGCTTGCGGCGCTGAACGGCACGAACCGTCCGGGTTTCCGCGCCTTGCTGCGCGTCAGCGGTCTGGAGGGGAAACCCGTCGACGAGGGGCATGTCGGGTTTGCCCTCGGCCCGCGCCTCAACGCCGGCGGGCGGCTGGATTCGGCCGATGATGCGGTGCGCCTTCTCACCACCGACGACCCGGCGGAAGCGGACGCGCTGGCCAAGCGCCTCGACGCGCTGAACCGGCAGCGGCAGGACCTCGTCGAGCGCATCGTTGCCGAGGCGGCGGAGGAGGTGGCCGCCACCTGCGATTGGCCGCGCGATCGCGCCATTGTGGTGGCGCGGGAAGGGTGGAACATCGGTGTGGTGGGCATCGTCGCCTCCAAACTGGTGGAGCGCTTTTATCGCCCCACGGTGGTGCTGTCCATCGACGCGTCGTCGGGGGTGGCCAAGGGATCGGCGCGGAGCATCGAGGGGTTTGACCTGTACCAAGCCCTCTCTACCTGCCGCGACCTGTTTACCCATTTTGGCGGGCATCCCATGGCGGCCGGCCTGACCCTGCCCGCCGATGCCATCCCGCTGCTGCGCGAGCGGTTCAATGCCGTGGCCGGCGCGCGCCTTCAGGACGAGGACCTGGTTCCCGTCACCCATGTGGACGCCGCGTGTGCCCTCTCAGAGGTGACCCTCGAGGCGGTGGAGACGGTGATGCGCCTTTCGCCCTTCGGCGTCGGCAATCCCTTCCCGCGGGTGCACCTCTCCGGCGTGCGCCTGGCCCAGTTTCGGCGCGTGGGGCGGGACGGCCAGCACTTCAAGGCGCTGCTTGCCGACGGCAGCGGCACGCTGGACGCCGTCGGGTTTTCGCTGGGCGAGCTGGCCGACTCGCTCACGCCCGCCGATCGCCTCGACGTGGTCGGGGAGCTGGCCGTCAACGAGTGGAACGGCATGCGGCGTCCGCAACTCATCCTGCGCGATGTGGCGGTGCCCCATGTGCAGGTGTTTGATTGGCGCGGCGTGCCGAATCCCGGGGAAAGGCTGCGCGAGGTGCCCGCTCCCTCGCGCACCGTTGTGTTCGCCTTTGCCGATCGGCACGAGCGGGAGCTGGCCTATGTCCTCGACGTGGTCGGCAGCGGACTGCGCGGCGGCCGCGTGATGCCGGATGGCACGGTGCGGTGGTTCGGCGCGCCGCCCGCGGCCGACGAGGTGGAGCACGTCGTGCTGTACGACCTCCCGACCAACCGGGAAGCGCTGCGCCGTGTGCTGAAGGCGTTTCCACGGCTGAGCCGCGTGTATTGCCTGTTTGGCGCCGATCCGGACAGTGCCTTTGGCGCCTTTCCCGGTCGGGAGGCGTTCAAAGCGGTCTACTGCTGCCTGCCCAGCGGCCAAACGCGGCGGCTTGACGAGACCTTCTTTCGCGCCGTCGCACGCTTTGGGGTCAAGCCGCGCACGGCGCGGTTCATTCTCGAGGTGTTTGCCGAACTCGGCCTGGTGATGAAAGCGGCGGACGGCGTCGTGCGCACGCCCAACCCGCCGCGGCGCCGGCTTTCCGACTCGCGGCGGTACCGCGAGGAGGAAGAGCGGTGCGCCCTCGAGCGCGAATTGGTCTATTCGTCCCAGACGGCGCTGGCGGAGTGGTTTGCCCAGCTGCTGGGCGAGACGGTGAACGAGGAGGCGTTGTGCCATGGCCATCAACTTTAA
- a CDS encoding cation diffusion facilitator family transporter, with product MTTEGRFRLASRMAVLGIGANVLLAVVKGIVGVWAGSRALIADAVNSATDVVGSLAVWIGLRMARQPPDEDHPYGHGKAEPVAAIIVSVLVLVVGIEIARSSVTALFRPMDAPGVAAAIVAAATVVLKEALYRITLRFGRRLNSHALLANALDHRSDALASSAVLLGVGGAIAGERLGLPQLAHLDPVAGLVVALFVLRTAYRMLNEAVHNTIDHVLHAEDAQELVEAVKRVPGVLRVDELLAREHGHYVVVDVKIAVDGRLTVEEGHEIAKAVKARLVEEFAHVRDALVHVNPFPRKCSDFEGERARDDRNTAGDHAANSNVYTTPSISYNESGPIKE from the coding sequence GTGACGACAGAAGGGCGCTTTCGCCTGGCGAGCCGGATGGCGGTCCTGGGCATCGGCGCGAATGTGCTCCTGGCCGTGGTCAAGGGGATTGTCGGCGTGTGGGCGGGCAGCCGCGCCCTGATCGCCGACGCCGTCAACTCGGCCACCGATGTCGTCGGATCGCTGGCCGTGTGGATTGGCCTGCGCATGGCCCGCCAGCCGCCCGACGAAGACCATCCTTACGGCCACGGCAAGGCGGAACCCGTGGCGGCGATCATCGTCTCGGTCCTCGTGCTGGTGGTGGGGATCGAGATCGCTCGCTCGTCGGTGACGGCCTTATTCCGTCCGATGGACGCGCCGGGCGTGGCTGCGGCCATTGTGGCGGCGGCCACGGTGGTCCTCAAGGAGGCCCTGTACCGGATCACGCTCCGGTTCGGGCGACGGCTGAACAGCCACGCCCTCCTGGCGAACGCTCTGGACCACCGGTCCGATGCTCTGGCCAGCAGCGCCGTGCTTCTTGGTGTGGGCGGCGCGATCGCCGGGGAGCGCCTGGGGCTGCCGCAATTGGCCCACCTTGATCCGGTGGCGGGGCTCGTCGTCGCCCTGTTCGTGCTGCGCACGGCCTACCGGATGCTGAACGAAGCCGTTCACAACACGATCGACCACGTGCTGCACGCGGAGGATGCCCAGGAGCTGGTCGAGGCGGTCAAGCGGGTTCCGGGCGTCCTGCGGGTCGACGAGCTCCTGGCTCGGGAGCATGGCCATTACGTCGTCGTCGACGTGAAGATTGCCGTCGACGGGCGGTTGACCGTGGAAGAGGGGCACGAGATTGCCAAGGCGGTGAAGGCGCGGCTCGTTGAGGAGTTTGCCCACGTGCGTGACGCCTTGGTCCACGTCAACCCCTTTCCCCGGAAATGTTCGGATTTCGAAGGCGAAAGAGCCCGCGATGACCGCAATACAGCGGGTGATCACGCTGCAAATTCGAACGTTTACACCACCCCATCCATCTCGTATAATGAAAGCGGTCCAATCAAGGAGTGA
- a CDS encoding DedA family protein, with protein MIEALVDLMHQLYDVKSLIQWGGLALICLILFVETGLFIGFFLPGDSLLVTAGIFAAAGHLDLGALLVFGSLCAIVGDQVGYSIGRATGQALFRREDSRFFKRRHLERAKAFYEKHGAKTIVLARFVPVVRTFAPAVAGAAAMNYRRFVFYNIFGGLLWVWSMVLAGYTLGSAVPNIDQYIHYVIAVVIVLSLIPGVWEWWKARTQP; from the coding sequence GTGATTGAGGCCCTGGTCGACCTGATGCATCAGCTGTACGACGTGAAGAGCCTGATCCAGTGGGGTGGCCTTGCCCTCATCTGCCTCATTCTGTTTGTGGAAACCGGTCTGTTCATCGGCTTTTTCCTCCCCGGCGATTCGCTGCTCGTCACCGCCGGCATCTTCGCCGCCGCCGGGCACCTGGACCTGGGCGCCCTCCTGGTGTTCGGATCGCTGTGCGCCATTGTGGGTGATCAAGTCGGGTATTCCATCGGCCGCGCCACCGGCCAGGCCCTCTTTCGGCGCGAAGATTCCCGCTTTTTCAAGCGCCGCCATCTGGAGCGGGCCAAGGCCTTCTACGAGAAACACGGGGCCAAGACGATCGTGCTCGCGCGCTTTGTTCCCGTCGTCCGCACCTTTGCCCCCGCGGTGGCCGGGGCGGCGGCGATGAACTACCGCCGCTTCGTCTTCTACAACATTTTCGGTGGCCTCCTGTGGGTCTGGAGCATGGTGTTGGCCGGGTACACGCTCGGCTCAGCCGTTCCCAACATCGACCAGTACATTCATTACGTCATCGCCGTCGTGATCGTCCTGTCCCTCATTCCCGGCGTGTGGGAATGGTGGAAAGCGCGCACGCAGCCCTGA
- a CDS encoding adenine phosphoribosyltransferase — translation MAINFKEKIRVIPDFPEPGILFKDITTLLKDGPAYKAALDALLAYAREKNAELVVGPEARGFVIGAPLAYALGVGFVPVRKKGKLPAETVETSYNLEYGKDVLAMHKDAVKPGQRVLIADDLLATGGTISATISLVEQLGGRVVGCAFLIELTYLKGRERLAGYDIFSLVQY, via the coding sequence ATGGCCATCAACTTTAAGGAGAAGATTCGCGTCATTCCCGATTTCCCCGAGCCGGGCATCTTGTTTAAGGACATCACCACGCTGCTCAAGGACGGCCCGGCCTACAAGGCGGCCCTTGACGCCCTGCTTGCCTATGCGCGGGAGAAGAACGCGGAGCTGGTCGTCGGGCCCGAGGCGCGCGGCTTTGTGATCGGCGCGCCGCTCGCCTATGCCCTGGGCGTCGGATTTGTTCCCGTGCGCAAAAAGGGCAAGCTGCCCGCGGAAACGGTGGAGACCAGCTACAACCTGGAGTACGGCAAAGACGTCCTCGCGATGCACAAGGACGCGGTGAAACCGGGACAGCGCGTGCTGATCGCCGACGACCTCTTGGCCACCGGGGGAACCATTTCGGCGACGATCTCCCTCGTCGAGCAGCTGGGCGGGCGCGTGGTCGGGTGCGCCTTCCTCATCGAGCTGACGTACCTGAAGGGCCGCGAGCGGCTCGCCGGGTACGACATCTTCTCGCTGGTCCAATACTGA
- a CDS encoding RelA/SpoT family protein translates to MGIDDLLRTVRTYLSEDDVNKIEQAYQFADKAHAGQFRKSGEPYIHHPVAVASILADLQLDAVTIVAALLHDTVEDTAVTLEEIRERFGDEVARLVDGVTKLRRLKYQSKEEQQAENHRKMLVAMAKDIRVILIKLADRLHNMRTLQYLPEEKQKRIAEETLEIFAPLAHRLGIASIKWELEDIALRYLNPQQYYRIVNLMKKKRQEREQYLEEVIAKLRDKLNEVGIKADISGRPKHIYSIYRKMVTQNKQFNEIYDLIAVRVIVDTVRDCYAVLGIVHTMWKPMPGRFKDYIAMPKPNMYQSLHTTVIGPNGEPMEVQIRTWEMHRTAEYGIAAHWAYKEGRTKLDDPFEKKLSWFREILEWQQDFRDAQEFLESLKVDLFSDQVFVFTPKGDVIELPKGAVPLDFAYRIHTEVGNRCIGAKVNGKIVPLDYELKTGDIVEILTSKHSYGPSQDWLKIAKTSQARNKIRQWFKKQRREEAIAKGREAIVSELEKHGPEAKEMLTNENLARVASQLNFQSADDLLAAVGYGEISPGSIAGRLREHLRQEREETIALPEVRALPRKKQADNGVRVQGMENLLVRFSRCCNPVPGDEIIGYVTRGRGVSIHRKDCPNVKHGCAPERLLPAEWEVDAPDTYYPVDIEIKGLDRRGLLNEVLQAVAETKTNITEVQGRTDRNRLASIHMTLAIRNLEHLHRVVEQIKKVRDIYAVQRVMQ, encoded by the coding sequence TTGGGGATTGACGATCTGTTACGGACCGTTCGAACCTACCTGTCGGAAGACGACGTAAACAAAATCGAGCAAGCGTACCAATTTGCGGATAAGGCCCATGCCGGACAGTTCCGCAAGTCAGGCGAGCCCTACATCCATCACCCGGTGGCGGTGGCGTCCATTCTCGCCGATTTGCAGCTGGATGCGGTGACCATTGTTGCCGCGCTTCTCCACGACACGGTGGAAGACACCGCCGTGACGCTCGAGGAGATCCGCGAACGCTTTGGGGACGAAGTGGCCCGCCTGGTTGACGGTGTGACCAAGTTGCGCCGTCTCAAATACCAGTCCAAGGAAGAGCAGCAGGCGGAGAACCACCGCAAGATGCTCGTGGCCATGGCCAAGGACATCCGCGTCATCCTGATCAAGCTGGCCGACCGCCTGCACAACATGCGCACGCTGCAGTACCTTCCGGAGGAAAAACAGAAACGGATCGCCGAGGAGACCCTGGAAATCTTCGCCCCTCTCGCCCACCGACTGGGCATCGCCTCGATCAAATGGGAACTGGAAGACATTGCTCTCCGCTACCTCAATCCCCAGCAGTACTACCGCATCGTCAACCTGATGAAGAAAAAGCGCCAGGAGCGGGAGCAGTACCTGGAGGAAGTGATCGCCAAGCTGCGCGACAAGCTGAACGAGGTGGGCATCAAGGCCGACATTTCCGGGCGGCCCAAACACATTTACAGCATTTACCGCAAGATGGTCACGCAGAACAAGCAATTCAATGAAATCTACGACCTGATCGCCGTACGCGTCATCGTCGACACCGTCCGCGACTGCTATGCCGTGCTGGGGATTGTGCACACGATGTGGAAACCCATGCCCGGGCGGTTTAAGGACTACATCGCCATGCCCAAGCCGAACATGTACCAGTCCCTGCACACCACGGTGATCGGCCCGAACGGCGAACCGATGGAAGTGCAGATCCGCACGTGGGAGATGCACCGCACGGCGGAATACGGCATTGCCGCCCACTGGGCGTACAAGGAAGGGCGGACGAAGCTCGACGATCCCTTTGAGAAGAAGCTGTCGTGGTTCCGCGAGATCCTCGAGTGGCAGCAGGATTTCCGCGACGCCCAGGAATTCCTCGAGTCGCTCAAGGTGGACCTCTTTTCCGACCAGGTGTTCGTCTTCACGCCGAAAGGGGACGTCATCGAGCTCCCCAAAGGCGCGGTGCCCCTCGACTTTGCCTATCGCATCCACACCGAGGTGGGCAACCGCTGCATCGGGGCCAAGGTGAACGGCAAGATTGTGCCCCTCGATTACGAGCTGAAGACGGGCGACATCGTCGAGATTTTGACGTCCAAGCACAGCTACGGGCCCAGCCAGGACTGGCTGAAGATCGCCAAGACCAGCCAGGCGCGCAACAAGATTCGCCAGTGGTTCAAGAAGCAGCGTCGCGAGGAGGCCATCGCCAAGGGGCGGGAGGCGATCGTCTCCGAGCTGGAGAAGCACGGCCCCGAAGCCAAAGAGATGCTGACGAACGAGAACCTTGCCCGCGTGGCCAGCCAGCTCAATTTCCAAAGCGCCGACGACTTGCTGGCCGCGGTGGGGTACGGGGAAATCTCGCCCGGCTCGATCGCCGGTCGCCTGCGGGAGCATCTGCGCCAGGAGCGCGAAGAGACCATCGCTTTACCCGAGGTGCGCGCCCTGCCGCGCAAAAAGCAGGCCGACAACGGGGTGCGCGTGCAGGGGATGGAAAACCTGCTCGTCCGCTTTTCGCGCTGCTGCAATCCTGTTCCGGGTGACGAAATCATCGGCTACGTCACAAGGGGGCGCGGCGTTTCGATTCACCGCAAGGACTGCCCCAACGTGAAGCACGGGTGCGCCCCCGAGCGGCTGTTGCCCGCCGAGTGGGAAGTGGACGCTCCCGACACCTATTACCCGGTGGACATCGAGATCAAGGGCCTCGACCGCCGAGGGCTCCTCAACGAAGTGCTGCAGGCGGTGGCCGAGACGAAGACGAACATCACCGAGGTGCAGGGGCGGACCGACCGCAACCGCCTGGCCAGCATCCACATGACGCTGGCCATCCGCAACCTTGAGCATCTGCATCGGGTCGTCGAGCAGATCAAAAAGGTGCGCGACATCTATGCCGTGCAGCGCGTCATGCAGTAG